From the genome of Brienomyrus brachyistius isolate T26 chromosome 8, BBRACH_0.4, whole genome shotgun sequence, one region includes:
- the capzb gene encoding F-actin-capping protein subunit beta isoform X1 encodes MTDQQLDCALDLMRRLPPQQIEKNLSDLIDLVPSLCEDLLSSVDQPLKIARDKVVGKDYLLCDYNRDGDSYRSPWSNKYEPPIDDGAMPSARLRKLEVEANNAFDQYRDLYFEGGVSSVYLWDLDHGFAGVILIKKAGDGSKKIKGCWDSIHVVEVQEKSSGRTAHYKLTSTVMLWLQTTKTGSGTMNLGGSLTRQMEKDETVGDSSPHIANIGRLVEDMENKIRSTLNEIYFGKTKDIVNGLRSIESLPDNQRYRQLQKELSQVLNPTPEPHSGRQLGRGRSIQTLADISKQEALRNDLMEALKRKQQS; translated from the exons GTGCCCAGCCTTTGTGAAGACCTGTTGTCTTCAGTCGACCAGCCCCTGAAGATCGCCCGGGACAAGGTGGTGGGCAAGGACTACCTACTGTGTGACTACAATCGTGACGGCGACTCCTACAG GTCCCCCTGGAGCAACAAGTATGAGCCCCCCATCGACGACGGCGCCATGCCCTCTGCCCGCCTGCGCAAGCTAGAGGTGGAGGCTAACAATGCCTTCGACCAGTACAGAGACCT GTACTTTGAGGGAGGCGTGTCATCGGtgtacctctgggacctggaccATGGCTTTGCGGGCGTCATCCTCATCAAGAAGGCTGGCGATGGCTCCAAGAAGATCAAAGGGTGCTGGGACTCCATCCACGTGGTGGAGGTGCAG gaGAAGTCCAGTGGGCGCACGGCTCACTACAAACTAACCTCCACTGTGATGCTGTGGCTCCAAACCACTAAGACGGGATCTGGCACCATGAACCTTGGGGGTAGCCTTACCAGACAG ATGGAGAAAGACGAAACGGTGGGAGACTCTTCTCCACACATCGCCAACATCGGCCGCCTCGTGGAG GACATGGAGAACAAAATCCGCTCTACCCTGAACGAGATCTACTTTGGGAAGACCAAGGACATTGTCAATGGCCTGAG ATCTATTGAGTCTTTGCCCGATAACCAAAGGTACCGTCAGCTCCAGAAGGAGCTTTCTCAAGTTCTCAACCCAACGCCAGAGCCTCATTCAGGCCGACAACTAGGGCGTGGGAG GAGTATTCAGACCCTGGCTGATATATCCAAGCAAGAGGCTTTGAGGAATGACCTGATGGAAGCGCTCAAACGCAAACAACAGAGCTAG